The following coding sequences lie in one candidate division KSB1 bacterium genomic window:
- the pssA gene encoding CDP-diacylglycerol--serine O-phosphatidyltransferase: MNRKYLFPNTFTAGNLLCGFLSVLSAADHQYVTSAWLILLAAVFDALDGRVARAIRAYSPFGVEADSLADVVSFGLAPALLSYRVGLFKLGHIGLLLSFLPLLFASVRLARYNVQLKDLAHKSSFRGLPAPSASLAIATFVIAYSGNEPLPQPNILGVLIVTVAVLMVSNLTYEPLPKLSLRQRQSALGFGYLGLWIGLSLLSPKHFMFPIWMIYVLSGPARYAVTSLRRSAELGREEQGAPAERKDYAAEIGS, translated from the coding sequence ATGAATCGCAAGTACCTTTTCCCGAATACCTTCACCGCGGGCAATCTGCTCTGCGGTTTCCTCTCGGTTCTGAGCGCGGCCGATCACCAGTACGTGACCTCGGCATGGCTGATCCTTCTGGCTGCCGTGTTCGATGCTCTGGATGGCCGCGTAGCGCGGGCCATTCGGGCTTACAGCCCCTTCGGTGTAGAGGCCGATTCCTTGGCCGACGTCGTCTCGTTCGGTCTGGCACCGGCTCTCCTCTCGTACCGCGTCGGCCTGTTCAAGCTGGGTCATATCGGGTTGCTGCTCAGTTTCTTGCCCTTGCTCTTTGCCTCCGTGCGCCTGGCGCGCTACAACGTGCAGCTGAAGGATCTGGCCCACAAGTCTTCGTTCCGCGGCCTACCCGCTCCGTCGGCGTCCCTGGCCATCGCCACGTTTGTCATCGCGTACAGCGGAAACGAACCCCTGCCACAGCCGAACATCCTCGGCGTCCTGATTGTGACGGTGGCGGTCCTGATGGTCAGCAATCTCACCTACGAGCCCTTGCCGAAACTATCCCTGCGGCAACGTCAGAGCGCTCTGGGCTTCGGTTACCTCGGCCTCTGGATTGGCCTGAGCCTCCTGTCGCCGAAGCACTTCATGTTCCCCATCTGGATGATCTACGTCCTTTCGGGCCCGGCACGCTACGCGGTTACTTCTCTGCGCAGGAGTGCGGAGCTGGGACGAGAGGAACAGGGCGCGCCTGCAGAACGCAAGGACTACGCCGCTGAGATTGGCTCGTAG
- a CDS encoding twin-arginine translocase TatA/TatE family subunit: MGLGSIGFQELLLILFILLIIFGGKKLPELAHGLGKSIREFKKAVKEEEEPRPKGELSRPQAETNVHAEKQIPQQTTE; encoded by the coding sequence ATGGGACTTGGTTCGATTGGCTTTCAAGAGCTACTGCTGATCCTTTTCATCCTGTTGATCATCTTCGGCGGCAAGAAGTTGCCTGAGCTGGCCCATGGCCTCGGCAAGAGCATCCGGGAATTCAAGAAGGCCGTGAAGGAGGAGGAAGAGCCGAGGCCAAAAGGGGAACTGAGCCGGCCGCAAGCGGAAACGAACGTGCACGCCGAAAAGCAAATCCCCCAGCAAACGACGGAATGA
- the tatA gene encoding twin-arginine translocase TatA/TatE family subunit, with translation MFGAIGMQELLVIFLVTLLLFGSKQLPEIARGLGRGLREFRKAAEDVKRELDLDDLDRDLRG, from the coding sequence ATGTTTGGCGCTATTGGCATGCAGGAGCTCCTCGTTATCTTTCTCGTGACCCTCTTGCTCTTCGGCTCAAAGCAGCTTCCGGAGATCGCGCGCGGACTGGGCAGAGGGTTGCGGGAGTTTCGCAAAGCGGCAGAGGACGTCAAGCGCGAACTCGATCTTGACGATCTCGATCGAGATCTGCGCGGATGA
- the gatA gene encoding Asp-tRNA(Asn)/Glu-tRNA(Gln) amidotransferase subunit GatA, giving the protein MSLADLDYRTLRKRLEGGEVCVREVVEAYLERIEERGALNAFISVDAEGALRQADLVQERLRRGSAGRLAGMVLAVKDNIAVAGGRTTCGSRMLAEYVSPYSATVIEKVLAEDAVILGKTNMDEFAMGSSNETSYFGPARHPIDPDRVPGGSSGGSAVAVAAGQCTAALGSDTGGSIRQPAALCGVVGLKPTYGRVSRYGLVAFASSLDQIGPLARTVYDASLLAEVMCGYDPRDSTSVPKDPPQIRERLTQGPRGLRIGLPREYFAEGLQPEVREATLRAARELETLGAEVEEVSLPHTEYAIATYYILATAEASSNLARYDGARYGFRAPGCRTLEEMYIRSRSEGFGIEVKRRIMLGTYVLSAGYYEAYYRRAQKVRTLIREDFLRAFERCDVLLTPTSPTTAFRLGERLADPLTMYLSDVYTVSVNLAGLPAASVPFGRDRLGLPIGVQIIGRTFDEPLVMQVAAALEALGNQN; this is encoded by the coding sequence ATGAGTCTGGCCGACCTGGACTATCGAACGCTGCGCAAGCGGCTGGAGGGCGGGGAGGTCTGCGTCCGCGAGGTGGTGGAGGCGTACCTCGAGAGGATCGAGGAGCGCGGAGCGCTGAACGCTTTCATCAGCGTCGACGCGGAAGGGGCGCTGCGCCAGGCCGATTTGGTGCAGGAGAGGCTTCGGCGCGGATCGGCGGGTCGGCTGGCGGGAATGGTACTGGCGGTGAAAGACAACATCGCTGTCGCCGGCGGACGGACAACCTGTGGCTCGCGGATGCTGGCGGAGTACGTCTCGCCGTACAGCGCCACGGTCATCGAAAAAGTGCTGGCCGAAGACGCCGTGATCCTGGGCAAGACCAACATGGACGAATTCGCCATGGGTTCGTCCAACGAAACCTCCTACTTCGGCCCCGCGCGACACCCCATCGACCCCGATCGGGTACCCGGGGGATCGTCGGGCGGTAGCGCGGTGGCGGTGGCTGCCGGCCAGTGCACCGCCGCCCTGGGCTCCGATACGGGCGGATCAATCCGCCAACCGGCGGCACTGTGTGGCGTCGTTGGCTTGAAGCCCACCTATGGCAGGGTGTCCCGGTACGGCCTGGTGGCCTTTGCCTCCTCTCTGGACCAGATCGGCCCTCTGGCCCGGACCGTGTACGATGCCTCCCTCTTGGCGGAGGTCATGTGCGGCTACGACCCGCGGGACTCAACCTCGGTGCCGAAGGACCCGCCGCAGATCAGGGAACGGTTGACCCAGGGTCCGCGGGGCTTGCGCATCGGTCTACCGCGCGAGTACTTCGCCGAAGGGCTGCAGCCGGAAGTGCGAGAAGCGACCCTACGGGCTGCCAGGGAGCTGGAGACGCTGGGCGCGGAGGTCGAAGAGGTCAGCCTGCCGCACACGGAGTACGCCATCGCCACCTATTACATCCTGGCGACGGCCGAGGCGTCCTCAAATCTGGCTCGCTACGACGGAGCGCGTTACGGGTTCCGCGCTCCGGGCTGCCGCACCCTGGAGGAGATGTACATCCGGTCCCGGAGCGAAGGGTTCGGGATTGAGGTCAAGCGCCGGATCATGCTGGGTACGTATGTTCTCTCGGCGGGCTACTACGAGGCCTATTACCGTCGCGCCCAGAAGGTACGCACCCTGATCCGGGAGGATTTCCTTCGGGCTTTCGAGAGATGCGATGTCCTCCTGACTCCCACCTCCCCTACCACGGCATTTCGGCTTGGCGAGCGCCTGGCGGATCCCCTTACCATGTATCTCTCCGACGTCTACACCGTATCGGTGAACTTGGCAGGTCTGCCGGCGGCCAGCGTTCCCTTCGGTCGCGACCGCCTCGGCCTTCCGATCGGGGTCCAGATCATCGGGCGCACGTTCGACGAGCCCCTCGTGATGCAGGTCGCGGCCGCCCTGGAGGCACTCGGTAACCAGAATTAG